In Salvelinus namaycush isolate Seneca chromosome 17, SaNama_1.0, whole genome shotgun sequence, one genomic interval encodes:
- the LOC120062514 gene encoding transmembrane protein 216-like: protein MAVSGKHTILSSTPLQVLFYLNGWYFAAYFLAEGLMFVYKGLLLPYPPASLTLDVGLLLIFLGLESLRIFYGWKGNLTERSLAMLVSVLVLVPCTVLSVYYLMLQTFVLRLEFILNAVLLCFYSLEMLLGIMSISAFSRSKVY from the exons TTGTCCTCCACACCGCTGCAGGTCCTGTTCTACCTCAACGGCTGGTATTTTGCTGCCTACTTCCTTGCTGAGGGTCTGATGTTTGTTTACAAAG GATTGTTGTTACCATACCCACCAGCTAGTCTCACGTTGGACGTTGGGCTACTTCTTATTTTCCTTGGCCTGGAGTCCCTCCGAATATTTTACG GTTGGAAGGGGAACTTAACAGAGCGTTCTCTGGCCATGTTAGTGAGTGTGCTGGTCCTGGTGCCGTGCACAGTGCTGTCTGTGTACTACCTGATGCTGCAGACCTTCGTCCTGCGCCTGGAGTTCATCCTTAATGCTGTGTTACTCTGCTTCTACAGTCTGGAGATGCTGCTGGGTATCATGTCCATATCTGCATTCTCCAG GTCAAAGGTGTACTAA